In Streptomyces sp. NBC_01231, the sequence GCATTCCACGAGGTCGCGCACTCGGGCGGACTGCGCAAGGTGGCCCGGGTGGTGCTGCTCGACCCGAGCGACCGCATCCTGCTCCTGCACGGCCACGAGCCGGACGATCCGGCCGACGACTGGTGGTTCACCCCGGGCGGCGGCCTGGAGGGCGAGGAGACTCGTGAGGAGGCCGCGCTCCGGGAACTCGCCGAGGAGACCGGCATCACCGAGGTCGAACTCGGCCCGGTGCTGTGGCGGCGGATGTGCTCCTTCCCGTTCGCGGGCCGACGCTGGGACCAGGACGAGTGGTACTACCTGGCCCGCACCACCCAGACGACCACCCGGGCGGCGGCCCTGACCGAGCTGGAGCGGCGCAGCGTCGTCGGAGCGCGCTGGTGGACGTGTCGGGAACTGAGCCAGGCACATGAGACGGTGTATCCGACCAGACTCGCCGAGCTGCTCCAGAGGCTGCTCGACGAAGGTCCCCCGGCCGGGCCCGTGACCCTGGACACCGAAATCGCCTAGGGGCTCGCGGGACTGGCGCACAATGGTGGGATCGCACGGCTGAAGGGGAACATGCCATGAGCGCCGAGGACCTCGAGAAGTACGAGACCGAGATGGAGCTCAAGCTCTACCGGGAGTACCGCGATGTCGTCGGTCTGTTCAAATACGTGATCGAGACCGAGCGGCGCTTCTACCTCACCAACGACTACGAGATGCAGGTGCACTCGGTTCAGGGAGAGGTGTTCTTCGAAGTGTCCATGGCTGACGCCTGGGTGTGGGACATGTACCGGCCGGCGCGCTTCGTGAAGCAGGTCCGTGTCCTCACGTTCAAGGACGTGAACATTGAGGAACTGAACAAGAGCGATCTGGAGCTGCCGGGCGGGTGATCGTCCCCCGTGGGGGTGGTGACGTTTTCCACAACCGGTGAGTAACCCACCAAGATCAACTCGCCGGGTCCGTGTGCGTGACGGTTGGTGCCGGAGGTGGTGCCGACATGAACACGCATCAGGCACGCGGTAACACGCATCAGGCACGCAGTGCACTCGGCAGGTACGGCGAGACGCTGGCCGCGCGGCTGCTGGTGGCGGCCGGGATGACGGTCCTGCAGCGCAACTGGCGCTGCGGCAGGACCGGCGAGATCGACATCGTGGCGCGGGACGGCGACGTCCTGGTCGTCTGCGAGGTCAAGACGCGGCGGGCAGGGCTCTTCGAGCATCCGATGTCCGCGGTGACACCCGACAAGGCGGAGCGGCTGCGCGGCCTCGCGGAACGCTGGATCCACGCCCACGGAGGAGCGCCGCCCGGAGGCGTCCGTATCGACCTGGTGGGCGTCGTCCTGCCCAGCCGTGGCGCACCCGTCGTCGAGCACGTCCGGGGGGTGGCCTGAGATGGGGTTCGCGCGGACGTGCTCGGTGGCGCTGGTGGGCGTCGAGGGCGTGGTGGTCGAGGTCCAGGCCGACCTCGAACCGGGAGTCGCCGCGTTCACGCTGGTGGGACTGCCGGACAAGAGCCTGACCGAGAGCCGGGACCGGGTCCGGGCCGCCGTGGTGAATTCCGGCGGCGAATGGCCGCAGAAGAAACTGACGGTGGGTCTCAGCCCCGCATCGGTACCGAAGGCGGGGTCCGGGTTCGATCTCGCTGTGGCCTGTGCCGTTCTCGGCGCCGCCGAGCGGATCGATCCGCGGGTGCTCGCCGACATCGTGATGATCGGCGAGCTGGGACTCGACGGACGGGTGCGTCCGGTCCGGGGCATCCTCCCGGCGGTGCTGGCCGCGGCCGACGCCGGCTACGAGCAGGTCGTCGTGCCCGAGTGCGCCGCCGCCGAGGCGGCCCTGGTGCCGGGCGTTTCCGTACTCGGGGTGCGCAGTCTGCGGCAGCTGATCGCGGTCCTCGCGGACGAGCCCGTGCCCGAGGAGGAACCGGACGAGACCGGCCGCCCGGACCCGCTGCTCGCCGGACTGCGGATGCCGGGCACCGGTGCGGCCACGGGCATGCACAGCATGGGTGCCGCCCAGCTCGACCACGGCCACGACCTCGCCGACGTGGTGGGCCAGATGTCGGCGCGTACGGCGGCGGAGGTCGCCGCGACGGGCGGACACCACCTGTTCCTGTCGGGTCCGCCCGGGGCCGGCAAGACGATGCTCGCGGAGCGGCTTCCCGCGGTCCTGCCCCCGCTCAGCCGGGAGGAGTCGTTGGAGGTCACGGCGGTGCATTCGGTGGCGGGGCTGCTGCCTCCGGGCAAGCCCCTGGTCGATGTCGCCCCCTACTGCGCCCCGCACCACTCGGCCACGATGCAGGCGCTGGTCGGCGGCGGTCAGGGTGTCGCGCGGCCCGGAGCGGTCTCGCTCTCTCACCGCGGTGTCCTGTTCTTGGATGAGACGCCCGAATTCAACAGCCAGGCCCTGGACGCCTTGCGCCAGCCACTGGAGGCGGGGCACGTGGTGATCGCGCGCAGTGCGGGGGTGGTGCGTTTCCCGGCGAAGTTCCTGATGGTGCTCGCGGCCAACCCCTGCCCGTGCGGACGCTTCTCCCGGACGGACGACATGTGCGAGTGCCCGCCCTCGGCGATCCGGCGTTACCAGGCCCGTCTCTCGGGCCCGCTGCTCGACCGGGTCGACCTCCGTGTCGAGGTGGACCGTGTCACCCGCGCCGAGCTGACGGGGCGCGGCGCCCGTGGGGAGTCGACGGCGACCGTGGCCGACCGTGTCCGGGGGGCCAGAGCGCGGGCACAGGCCCGACTGGCCGACACTCCCTGGCGCACCAACAGCGAGGTGCCCGGGCGTGAGCTGCGCGGCCGCTGGTACGCCGCGTCCGGAGCGATGGACGAGGCGGAGCGGAACCTGGAGCGGGGTGTGCTGACCGCGCGCGGGCTCGACCGGGTCCTGCGGGTGGCCTGGACCGTCGCGGACCTGGTGGGACACGACAGGCCCGACGCGACGGACGTCGCCCTGGCCCTGCAACTGCGTACCGGCGTGCCACGCGGCGTGCCCATGGCCATCGGGGCACTGACATGAGCGTCGAAGAGGATCCGGGCGAGGGACTGCTCGACCGCGTGTTCCTCACCCGTGTCATCGAGCCCGGAGACGAGATCGCCGGACGGTGGGTGCGGGAGTTCGGGGTGGAAAGGGTGGCGAGAAGGCTGAGGGAGGGTGAGGAGGCACTGCCCGGCGTGAGTGACAAGCGATGGGCCGGGCTGCTGGCCAGGGCCGGTCGGGCCGAACCCGGGCAGGACCTCGCCGCCGCTCGGGCATGCGGGGTGCGGTTCATCGGCCCGGGTCACACCGAGTGGCCCGGACAGCTCGACGATCTGGGGGACGCGCGGCCCCTCGGGCTGTGGGTGCGCGGGCTGCCCCACCTCAGGATGTGGGCGCTCAGATCGGTGGCCGTGGTCGGTGCCCGCGCCTGCACCGAGTACGGCGCCCACATGGCCGCCACGCTCGCGGCCGGCCTCGCCGAGCGCGGCTGGGTCGTGGTGTCGGGCGGGGCCTACGGAGTCGATGGCGCCGCCCACCGCGGTGCCCTGGGTGCCGGCGGCGCCACCGTCGCCGTGCTGGCCTGCGGGGTCGACCGGCCCTATCCGCGCGGACATGCCCAGTTGATCACCAGGATCGCGGAACAGGGGCTGGTGGTGGGGGAGTTGCCGCCCGGGGAGCATCCGACGCCGAGCAGGTTCGTGCTGCGTAACCGGGTGATCGCCGCGCTCACCCGGGGCACGGTGGTCGTCGAGGCGGCCTATCGGAGCGGTTCCCTGGTCACGGCACGGGCGGCACAGCGGTTGGGCCGGTACACCATGGGGGTGCCGGGGCCGGCCACCAGCGGACTTTCCGCAGGGGTGCACGAGCTCCTGCGACAGGACGCGGTACTGGTCACCGATGCCGCGGAAGTCGTCGAACTGGTCGGTGACATGGGGGAGCTGGCCCCGGACCGGCGCGGGCCGGTGCTGCCGCGTGACCTCCTCGACGCCGCCGCCCGGAGAGTCCTGGCCGCGCTGCCGGGACGCGGCGCGGCGACGGTCGACGAGATCGCACGCGGCGCGCAGACCACCCCGGACGACGCGATCGCGAGACTGTACGAACTGCGAGCACTGGGTTACGTCGAACGACATGGCGACGGCTGGAAGTTGACACACCAGTCGATGATCTCCGTACGCGGTGGTCGACATGGGTGCTGACCGAGTGTGTTCGGCCGTCCGGGGGAACCCCGAAGCCCTTGCCGATTCCCGCAGTTGGCCCGATGTCGCCATCACGCAGAGCGATCGAAATGACGCGGTGGAGCGTCCGAGGAACGTATCTGCGCACGGTCCGGGCTATGTTCTTCGCGCACCGCGACACTTCAGTCACGCTACGCTCACCAGGATTCCGACGCAGACAGGCAACTCGGCATCAGACCGACAGCTCACCCAGGCAGCACCACTTCACGGCAGAACGGTACAAGGCGACGAATGCCCCAGCACACCTCCGGGTCCGACCGGGCGGCGATCCCCCCAGCCGCCCGCGAGGGTGGCAGCGTGCGGCCGCCCGCTCCCTCGACGCTCGACGAGCTGTGGCGGTCTTACAAGGCGACGGGCGACGAGCGCTTACGCGAGCAGCTGATCCTGCACTACTCGCCGCTCGTGAAGTACGTGGCGGGGCGGGTGAGCGTAGGCCTGCCGCCCAACGTGGAACAGGCGGACTTCGTGTCCTCCGGAGTTTTCGGGCTGATCGACGCGATCGAGAAGTTCGACATCGACCGGGAGATCAAGTTCGAGACGTACGCGATCACCCGGATCCGGGGCGCGATGATCGACGAGCTGCGGGCTCTGGACTGGATCCCGCGGTCGGTTCGGCAGAAGGCACGAAACGTCGAGCGGGCGTACGCGACGCTGGAGGCGCGGCTCAGGCGGACGCCGAGCGAGGGTGAAGTGGCCGCCGAGATGGGAATCGGCGTGGACGATCTCCACGCCGTCTTCAGCCAGTTGTCGCTCGCGAACGTGGTGGCCCTCGAGGAGTTGCTGCACGTCGGCGGCGAGGGCGGCGACCGGCTGAGCCTCATGGACACGCTGGAGGACACCGCCGCCGACAACCCGGTCGAGGTGGCCGAGGACCGGGAGCTGCGGCGGTTCCTGGCGCGGGCGATCAACACCCTGCCCGAGCGGGAGAAGACCGTGGTGACGCTGTACTACTACGAGGGACTCACGCTCGCGGAGATCGGGAACGTGCTGGGTGTGACCGAGAGCCGAGTGAGTCAGATCCACACCAAGTCCGTGCTTCAGTTGCGGGCGAAACTGGCCGGCTTTGGTCGTTGACCTGACCGAACGACTACCGGTCGGGGCGCGGACTCCCGTCGGGGGTGGTCCCTCCGTAAAGTGGTTCACGTGCCAAGGATTCGAGCGGCCTCCGTGGCCGAGCACCGGTCGATGCAGCGAGCCGCCCTGCTGGACGCGGCTCGTTCCCTGCTGTCCGAGGGCGGGACGGAGGCGCTGACCTTCCCCGCTCTCGCCGAGCGGACGGGCCTCGCGCGCTCGTCCGTGTATGAGTACTTCCGGTCGCGGGCCGCCGTGGTCGAGGAACTGTGCGAGGTCGACTTTCCCGTCTGGGCGGCGGAGGTGTCGGCGTCGATGTCCGCGGCCGACGGGCCGGAGGCCAAGGTGGAGGCGTATGTGCGCCGCCAGCTGGCGCTGGTCGGGGACCGGCGGCACCGGGCCGTGGTGGCGATCTCCGCGAGTGAGCTGGACGCGGGCGCCCGGGAGAAGATCCGGGCCTCGCACGGGGGGCTGGTCGCGATGATCGTCGAGGCGCTGGCGGAGATGGGGCACGAGCAGCCCCGGATGGCCGCGATGTTGCTGCAGGGGGTCGTGGACGCGGCTGTGCGGCGGATCGAGCTGGGCGCCGCGGAGGAACCTGCGGTGATCACGGAGGCCGCGGTGGGGATGGCCTT encodes:
- a CDS encoding YifB family Mg chelatase-like AAA ATPase; this encodes MGFARTCSVALVGVEGVVVEVQADLEPGVAAFTLVGLPDKSLTESRDRVRAAVVNSGGEWPQKKLTVGLSPASVPKAGSGFDLAVACAVLGAAERIDPRVLADIVMIGELGLDGRVRPVRGILPAVLAAADAGYEQVVVPECAAAEAALVPGVSVLGVRSLRQLIAVLADEPVPEEEPDETGRPDPLLAGLRMPGTGAATGMHSMGAAQLDHGHDLADVVGQMSARTAAEVAATGGHHLFLSGPPGAGKTMLAERLPAVLPPLSREESLEVTAVHSVAGLLPPGKPLVDVAPYCAPHHSATMQALVGGGQGVARPGAVSLSHRGVLFLDETPEFNSQALDALRQPLEAGHVVIARSAGVVRFPAKFLMVLAANPCPCGRFSRTDDMCECPPSAIRRYQARLSGPLLDRVDLRVEVDRVTRAELTGRGARGESTATVADRVRGARARAQARLADTPWRTNSEVPGRELRGRWYAASGAMDEAERNLERGVLTARGLDRVLRVAWTVADLVGHDRPDATDVALALQLRTGVPRGVPMAIGALT
- the whiG gene encoding RNA polymerase sigma factor WhiG yields the protein MPQHTSGSDRAAIPPAAREGGSVRPPAPSTLDELWRSYKATGDERLREQLILHYSPLVKYVAGRVSVGLPPNVEQADFVSSGVFGLIDAIEKFDIDREIKFETYAITRIRGAMIDELRALDWIPRSVRQKARNVERAYATLEARLRRTPSEGEVAAEMGIGVDDLHAVFSQLSLANVVALEELLHVGGEGGDRLSLMDTLEDTAADNPVEVAEDRELRRFLARAINTLPEREKTVVTLYYYEGLTLAEIGNVLGVTESRVSQIHTKSVLQLRAKLAGFGR
- a CDS encoding DUF2469 domain-containing protein; translated protein: MSAEDLEKYETEMELKLYREYRDVVGLFKYVIETERRFYLTNDYEMQVHSVQGEVFFEVSMADAWVWDMYRPARFVKQVRVLTFKDVNIEELNKSDLELPGG
- the dprA gene encoding DNA-processing protein DprA; its protein translation is MSVEEDPGEGLLDRVFLTRVIEPGDEIAGRWVREFGVERVARRLREGEEALPGVSDKRWAGLLARAGRAEPGQDLAAARACGVRFIGPGHTEWPGQLDDLGDARPLGLWVRGLPHLRMWALRSVAVVGARACTEYGAHMAATLAAGLAERGWVVVSGGAYGVDGAAHRGALGAGGATVAVLACGVDRPYPRGHAQLITRIAEQGLVVGELPPGEHPTPSRFVLRNRVIAALTRGTVVVEAAYRSGSLVTARAAQRLGRYTMGVPGPATSGLSAGVHELLRQDAVLVTDAAEVVELVGDMGELAPDRRGPVLPRDLLDAAARRVLAALPGRGAATVDEIARGAQTTPDDAIARLYELRALGYVERHGDGWKLTHQSMISVRGGRHGC
- a CDS encoding TetR/AcrR family transcriptional regulator, yielding MAEHRSMQRAALLDAARSLLSEGGTEALTFPALAERTGLARSSVYEYFRSRAAVVEELCEVDFPVWAAEVSASMSAADGPEAKVEAYVRRQLALVGDRRHRAVVAISASELDAGAREKIRASHGGLVAMIVEALAEMGHEQPRMAAMLLQGVVDAAVRRIELGAAEEPAVITEAAVGMALRGVRG
- a CDS encoding YraN family protein, which encodes MNTHQARGNTHQARSALGRYGETLAARLLVAAGMTVLQRNWRCGRTGEIDIVARDGDVLVVCEVKTRRAGLFEHPMSAVTPDKAERLRGLAERWIHAHGGAPPGGVRIDLVGVVLPSRGAPVVEHVRGVA
- a CDS encoding NUDIX hydrolase, which translates into the protein MPAEAADGAFHEVAHSGGLRKVARVVLLDPSDRILLLHGHEPDDPADDWWFTPGGGLEGEETREEAALRELAEETGITEVELGPVLWRRMCSFPFAGRRWDQDEWYYLARTTQTTTRAAALTELERRSVVGARWWTCRELSQAHETVYPTRLAELLQRLLDEGPPAGPVTLDTEIA